A window from Malania oleifera isolate guangnan ecotype guangnan chromosome 7, ASM2987363v1, whole genome shotgun sequence encodes these proteins:
- the LOC131159749 gene encoding putative pentatricopeptide repeat-containing protein At3g15130 — protein sequence MLFQSFISEARRHLSFRKMSFWFLVRKFSESESLAREEEIYSLFLQRCAQASSAYHGRAIHAKFIKQSLLFSSIFLHNHLLNMYVKCGDLAGGLHLFEEMPKRNVVSWSAVIAGFVQHGNSEEALSLFSRMHRDGMRPNEFTFVSALSACSLCQNLARAFQIYALIVRLGFEWNIFLMNSFLTALTRHNKLVEALEIFESCPDKDIVSWNTMLAGYLQFSYSEVPGFWYRMNLEGVKPDNFTFASVLTGLAALSHLKMGVQVHARLVKCGHGCEICVGNSLVDMYLKNQNLVDAFKAFEEMPSRDVVSWTQMAAGCLQCGESGKALKVIGGMKKTGVHLNKFTLATALNACANLASLEEGKKTHGLRIKLGADVDVCVDNALLDMYSKCGCMDGALGVFRSMDDHSVVSWTTMIMGYAQNGSSKKAIEIFDEMRLEGVEPNFITFICVLYACSQGGFIDEAWKYFSSMTHDHGIFPREDHYACLVDLLGRAGRIKEAEELILMMPFQPTVLVWKILFGSCCIHGDTETGLRAAKQALDLDKRDPSTYVSLSNMLAGLSNWDGVGMLRELMESRDVKKMPGSSWIEIDKIHLLAAVELA from the coding sequence ATGCTCTTTCAATCGTTTATTTCTGAAGCCAGGAGGCATCTTTCCTTTAGAAAGATGTCCTTTTGGTTTCTTGTCCGGAAATTCTCAGAATCTGAATCTTTGGCCAGAGAAGAAGAGATTTACTCTCTTTTTCTGCAGAGATGCGCTCAAGCCTCTTCCGCGTACCATGGTAGAGCAATCCATGCAAAGTTCATCAAACaatctcttcttttctcttcgaTTTTTCTCCATAATCATCTGTTGAACATGTATGTCAAATGCGGCGATCTCGCTGGAGGACTCCACCTGTTTGAAGAAATGCCCAAGAGGAACGTCGTGTCGTGGTCCGCGGTCATTGCAGGCTTTGTCCAACACGGCAATTCCGAGGAGGCTCTGTCTCTGTTTTCCCGGATGCACCGGGATGGGATGAGGCCTAATGAGTTTACCTTCGTTAGTGCACTCAGTGCTTGCTCATTATGTCAAAATTTGGCTCGGGCTTTCCAAATTTATGCCTTGATTGTTCGGTTAGGATTCGAATGGAACATATTCTTGATGAATTCATTTTTGACGGCACTTACTCGGCACAATAAATTGGTAGAAGCTTTGGAAATTTTCGAGAGCTGCCCAGATAAGGATATCGTGTCTTGGAACACAATGCTGGCTGGTTACTTGCAATTTTCCTACTCCGAAGTTCCGGGGTTTTGGTATCGCATGAATCTTGAGGGAGTGAAGCCTGATAACTTCACGTTTGCAAGTGTTCTCACTGGTTTGGCTGCTCTTTCCCATTTGAAAATGGGAGTGCAAGTGCATGCACGGCTTGTTAAGTGTGGTCATGGATGTGAGATATGTGTGGGGAACTCTTTGGTTGATATGTACTTGAAAAATCAGAATTTAGTGGACGCTTTTAAAGCATTTGAGGAAATGCCTTCTAGAGATGTGGTTTCTTGGACTCAGATGGCTGCAGGTTGCCTACAGTGTGGGGAATCGGGCAAGGCACTAAAAGTCATTGGAGGGATGAAGAAAACAGGCGTCCATTTGAACAAATTTACCCTTGCGACTGCTCTTAATGCCTGTGCCAATTTGGCTTCACTAGAGGAGGGGAAGAAGACTCATGGGTTGAGAATTAAGCTCGGAGCTGATGTTGATGTCTGTGTGGATAATGCTTTGCTAGATATGTATTCGAAATGTGGATGCATGGATGGAGCATTGGGTGTTTTCCGATCAATGGATGATCATTCTGTTGTTTCATGGACAACTATGATCATGGGGTATGCACAAAATGGAAGTTCTAAGAAGGCTATTGAGATTTTTGATGAGATGAGACTAGAGGGTGTTGAGCCAAATTTCATTACCTTTATTTGTGTGCTCTATGCATGTAGCCAAGGAGGGTTCATTGATGAAGCATGGAAGTATTTCTCCTCCATGACCCATGACCACGGAATCTTTCCTAGAGAAGATCACTATGCATGTTTGGTTGACCTCCTTGGCCGTGCTGGGCGTATTAAAGAAGCCGAGGAACTTATATTAATGATGCCATTTCAACCAACTGTGTTGGTTTGGAAGATCTTGTTTGGTTCTTGTTGCATTCATGGAGATACGGAGACTGGCTTACGTGCAGCAAAGCAAGCTTTAGATCTAGACAAAAGAGATCCTTCAACTTATGTGTCATTATCTAACATGTTAGCTGGTTTGAGCAATTGGGATGGTGTGGGAATGTTAAGAGAACTAATGGAAAGTAGGGATGTAAAGAAAATGCCTGGGTCTAGTTGGATTGAGATAGACAAGATCCACTTGCTAGCTGCAGTCGAATTGGCTTGA